In the Blautia coccoides genome, AAAAATATGGTACAGAAGGCATATGAAGCGGGGAAAATACGGCTGGCCCTTATTATGGAAACCATCTGTTCTACAGGAATCCGCATCAGTGAACTGCAATATTTCACGGTCAAAGCAGTAAAAACAGGACGGATTGAAATCCACAATAAAGGAAAGGTCAGAATCATTCTTGTACCGGAGCAGTTAAAAAAGAAGCTGCTTTGTTATATTGTTAAGATGAAAATAAAGAGTGGGAGTATATTTATCACATCTGGAGGCAAGGCAGTTGACCGAAGCAACATCTGGCGGGAGATGAAGAAGTTAGGATCTGAAATAAAGGTTTTGGAAAAGAAAATATTTCCCCATAACCTACGGCATCTTTTCGCAGTAATCTATTACAAAGCATACAGAGATATCATAAGCCTTGCGGATATTCTGGGGCATTCCAGCGTGGAGACGACAAGGATATATACTGCTACCACTGGAGCAGTGTATAAGA is a window encoding:
- a CDS encoding tyrosine-type recombinase/integrase, whose product is MEQKLIATNELLEEFVRYLLEEERSKATVEKYERDVKHFIKYLGIDNIITKERVLEYKESILLEYSVTSVNSMLAALNQFLMFIGAFNFKVRRIKVQKPVFREEERDLTEEEYKNMVQKAYEAGKIRLALIMETICSTGIRISELQYFTVKAVKTGRIEIHNKGKVRIILVPEQLKKKLLCYIVKMKIKSGSIFITSGGKAVDRSNIWREMKKLGSEIKVLEKKIFPHNLRHLFAVIYYKAYRDIISLADILGHSSVETTRIYTATTGAVYKKRLESLSLVL